CGGTAACGTTCGAACCACCCATACAGGGGGGAGCGCCGGAAGGCTTCCAGGTCACCGACCGTCTGGCGCGTCCCGGGGAGAAAGACACAGTCGATTGGCCCAACCGGCGTTTCGTCCAGCGAAAGAAAGTCCAGACGGACGCCCGGGTCGCCCAGAAAAGGGTCGAAGTCCGAACGATTCGACAAATGGGGCCAGGCAATCACGGCCAGGCGCAGCGGTTCTTCTCCCCCGTTTTTTTTTCGACGGACACGATAGGAGTCTTCATCGGGAAGAGGAAGGTCCCCCAGATGCTCCAGAACTCCCAGGACGGGGACACCTGTCAATTTCTCCAGCGCACGGAACCCCCCGTCGAGCAGGCTTCTGTCCCCGCGGAACTTGTTGATGCCCATCCAGCGGATCACCCGACGATCCTCCGATGGCAAGAGACTCCAGGTCCCGAACAGGGAGGCAAAAACCCCTCCCTGTTCGATGTCTCCGAGAAGCAGGGCCTCTGCACCGGCCCATCGCGCCATCCGGGTATTGACCAGGTCTTCCTCGAGGAGATTGATTTCCGCGGGAGAACCCGCCCCTTCCAGAACAACAAGATCAAAAGAACGGACGTATTCGTGAAACACCTCGACGATTTGCGGAGCCAGGCGAACCTTGAGGTCACGATACCCCCGGATATCATAAACACCCAGAGGACGTCCCAGAAAAATGACCTGAGACTTCCCCTCTCCCAGCGGTTTCAGGAGAATCGGATTCATCCGGACGTCGGGTTCGGTTCCGGCAGCCTGGGCCTGCAGGTACTGGGCGCGGCCAATTTCTCCGC
The sequence above is drawn from the Leptospirillum ferriphilum ML-04 genome and encodes:
- a CDS encoding cobyric acid synthase → MTKTAQAGGWTLRNPSGPRRLMVLGTGSGVGKSLVVAGLCRYAKNRGLSVAPFKAQNMSNNAAVTRDGGEIGRAQYLQAQAAGTEPDVRMNPILLKPLGEGKSQVIFLGRPLGVYDIRGYRDLKVRLAPQIVEVFHEYVRSFDLVVLEGAGSPAEINLLEEDLVNTRMARWAGAEALLLGDIEQGGVFASLFGTWSLLPSEDRRVIRWMGINKFRGDRSLLDGGFRALEKLTGVPVLGVLEHLGDLPLPDEDSYRVRRKKNGGEEPLRLAVIAWPHLSNRSDFDPFLGDPGVRLDFLSLDETPVGPIDCVFLPGTRQTVGDLEAFRRSPLYGWFERYRKEKGRVVGICGGYQMMAGDILDPANVESSRSWVNGLGILPFSVRFEKEKLARRVHGQVREGTLPFFSGSPSRLEGYEIRHGRTLPHGGGGILDLYAHDSGGFLGTEGQSSEDGRSWGVPVHGLFENEAFRRRFLEDMGPLKESSSLSYSDRLEGALDELGEKVHAAFPLLNMQ